The genome window AGACACCGCCAACCTGCGAAAAATCGCCCTGATTCGGTTTGATCCAGAACAAGGCAGAGCAGTCACCCTGGAAATTGACGGCAAAGAGGCACTTCGAGGCGAGCCGGCTCAAAATCCTCTCCTACAAGATAATGATGTAATTGTTATTGGTCGGAATTTTGTTTCTCGAATTACCTACGCCCTCAATACGTTTACTCAGCCTTTCCGCGATATTCTCGGTTTTCTCCTATTTTTTGATTCTTTACAAAATAGCGCTGGAAATATATTTGCCCCTCCGGGAAGCCGGCGATGAGTTCTGAGTCCTGAGTGCTGAGTCCTGAGTGGGAGAGGGAAGAGTGGGAGAGTAGAAGAGTGGGGGAGGGGGAGATAGATCAAGAAATCGGGAATTAAAGGAAAAATTGGTAAGTTAAATACTCATTCGCGTCATAATTTAATTAATGGTTTACGTTTGAATAAATCAGCGATTTAAAATCCAAAATTTAAAATCTAAAATCTTCCGGAGCCGGCTGCTATGACCCCACCAATTGTTAAGCGTTATCTGATTGCCGTAGGCAAATACAAATGGTTTGGAGTGGCTGCTTTTGTTGCGGTGTGCGGCGCTTCAGGGGTCGTGGCGATCCAGCCCGAGCCGGCTCCTATCTATCTCGCTGAAGGATTGCTGACTTCTAACCGGCCTCTGGTGACTTTTGCAAAAACAACCCCTCAAATTCAAGAGCAAGGCTCGACAATTACGGAGGGGTTTCTGTTATCTCCTGAGGTGATCCAATCAGTGTCAGCTCAGATGAAGGAACCTCCGAATAATATTCAAAAAAATGCCAAAATTTGGCTGCCGAAGGAAGGGGCACCGCCGTTTATTCAAATTCAGTACATCGGGCCTGATCAAGATAAAGCAAAAGCAATGGTGGCTGCGCTGATGAAGGCAATGGTTGAGTATAGCAACAAGGTCAACTCAACCCGCGTGGATGTCACTGTTCAAGAAATTCAAAAACGGTTGGTGCCGGTAACAGAGACGCTGAAGGCGGCTGAACAAGAACTCGAACAGTTTGATCGCATTGAAGGGGCGGCGCTATCGGTGGCCCGGATTGGGGCTTTGCCAAGTGCGATTGCGACTTCTCAAGAACAGCAACGGCAACTACGACTTGCAATAGAGGGAACTGACGCGCAAATTCGTAGCTTGTCTAGCCGGCTGGGATTAACGCCGGATCAGGCTTATGTCTCTCAAGCGCTGAGTGCCGATCCGATTCTGGCGAACCTGCACGTGCAAATGCACACTACTGAGTCGGAAATGGAAATTTTGAAGCGAGATTTGCGCGACGATCACCCCAGGATGGTGGAGTTGCGCCGCAAGCTACAAGCTTATGAGGAGTTGTTAAGCCAGCGCTCGGCTGAAGTGATCGGCGGAAATGGAGCGGCGGCACCCCTGATGAGCGGTTCGGAAATCCGGCAAAACAGCAGTTTAGATCCGGCGCGGCAGCAGGTGGCAGGGTCACTAATGGGTTTGCAAACCGAGCGAGAGCGGCTGCAACAGCAATTGGAGGCGTCAGTTCGTACAGAACAGGAACTCAGGAATGAATACGCGAGTATTCCGAATAAGCAGCTAGAACGTGATCGCCGGCAGCAGCAGGTAGCGATTCAAAAGGCGCTTTACGATCAGATGCAAACGCTGTTAGCCGATACGCGAACCGCAGGGGCGGAAACGGTGAGCAGTTTGAGTATTGCGCCGCAAGGGATCAAGGTGGTTCGCCACAATAAACCGGGAATGGGGATTGTGATGACGCTGGCAGCCGGCGCTGTGGTGGGAATTTTCAGCGGTGGCGTGCTGATCTTTTTGCTGTCTATGCTAGATGGCAAGTTTTACACGATGGAAGAGGTGCGCGGATCTTTGCAGGAACGGGATGTGCCGCTTTTGGGAATTTTACCGGCAGTGATGGTTTTTGACTTGGATCATCACGAGATGCCGGTGATGGTGGAGTTGGATTCTCCTTATCTGGAATTTTACGAGCGGTTGCGGACGAATCTGCGCCGCGTTAGTGAGAAACCTGTGAAGGTGTTGTTGCTAACCAGTGTTGGCAGAAAGGAAGGTAAGACGTTTTGTGCTTATAATTTGGCAATTGCTTCAGCAAGAGCCGGCAAACGCACACTGCTGATTGAGGCGGATTTGCGTTCGCCTTCTCAGGCACAATGTTTGAAGGTGGCTACCGATCCTGAAAATTCGATTGAGCCTCTGCGCTACTATGGCCAGCCAAATAGCTGCATTCGCTTGGTTCCGGAAGTAGAAAACCTTTATGTAGTGCCGTCACCAGGGCCGGTTCGGCAACCGAGTGCGATTTTAGAATCCAGTGAGTTGCACCGCTTGCTCAAAGATGTTCGGGGCCGGTTTGATTTTGTCATTATAGATACGCCGGCGCTGAGTGCGTGCAATGATGCCCTATTGCTGGAACCTCACACCGATGGCATGGTGTTGGTGGCTCGACCGCTTTACACAGAATCGGGTTTAATGGCTGAGTATGTTGATTCATTAACTGAATCGGAAGAAATTCAGCTTTTGGGAGCTATTATCAACGGCGCGGATACGACAGTGGAAGTTTACAGCACTGCAGCGTTCCCTGAGCCGGCTGATTATGTGCCGATGAGTGGGCCACAGTCTCCTCAAGATGGACGCAAACCACAACGCCCTCAAGCTGAAGTGCATAACGTTAGGAATTTTAAATAATAGATTTTAGATTCTAGATAACGTATCCAAAATCTAAAATCTAAAATCTAAAGTTGTTCAACCCTTGACTCTTTTGAATCATTAAATAAGCCAAGTACCGGCCCTAAAATGGCTCCAAAAACAAAGCCGCCGGCGTGTGCCCAATAAGCGATGCCGCCGCCTTGCATCCCGATATCTGCCGGCGCATTGAGACCCACAATCCCGTTAAATGCTTGCTGCACAAACCAAAAACCCAGAAAGAAGTAAGCAGGAATGCGAGCCACGGGTAAGAAGAAACCAAGGGGAATTAAGGTGACAATTTCAGCCTTGGGATATTTGAGAATATATGCTCCCATAACGCCGGCAATTGCGCCACTCGCCCCGAGGGAAGGAATGTCAGAGCCACTGGCAAAAAACCATTGAGTTAGGGCAGCAAGTACACCGCAACCGATGTAAAAAATCAGGTATTTAATACGACCTAAAGATTCCTCTACGTTGTTGCCAAAAATCCAGAGGAATAGCATATTGCCGGCGATGTGGAGAAAGCCACCATGCAAAAATTGTGAGCTAATCAAGGTCAGCCATTCCGGAAAAGGGGAAGATCCCACTCTTGTTCCTTCCAAGACCATTGTTAAGTCCCTAGGAACAACCGCCCAAGTCCTGAAAAATGACTCAAGCACAGGCGGGGGCAAAGTTATCTCATAAATAAATACCAAGATATTGGCGATAATCAACCCGTAAGTAACGTATGGGGTGATGCGGACTGGATTTACATCGCGTAAGGGAACCACAGTTGCTTTTCCTCACTATGATAAAGTTCCCAACAAGATACTCTATTTTGCCGGCTCTCTCCGTCTACCAATCGGCAGATTCTTGCATTTCAAAGTAAATCGTTTCAAGTTTAGATTGCTAAATTATTCTGATTTTGCAAAATTTTTAGGGGTTTAATAACAAGCTCTTTTTAGTCATGAAAAGTAAAATTACAAAAAAACAGACATTTAAATAAATAATCTGTTAATTTTGCTCAATTCATTGAATTCTTGATAAGAAGTAATTTGAAGCTTCATAAATGAATTTTTGGGAACCGATCCGTCAATCCTGAAACATCAATGTCAGGATTGATAGCTGGCTTCCGAAATCTTTTTAGTTAGTAGAGTGGTTAATCAATCAAAAGTGACCTGAATTACGCGCATCTAGCAACTCTGACTGCTCCAAAATCCACTGCTGCAAAATAGGATTAACCAGCTCTGGTGCTTCATCCTGGGGACAGTGGCCCACTCCCTCCAAGGGAATGAACTTCTGGACAGTGGAAAACTGGGCCAACTCTCGCCCCAACGCCACCGGCTCCCACGGATCTGCGGTTCCCCATAACATCAGCGCCGGACAAGGTAACTGAGGCAGCAAATCCTCTGGCAACGGCCCTTGAGAATAGGCGGTAAACGCCACAAATACGCCCACCGCACCCGGATCGCGGGCCGGCACGAGGAGCATCTCAATGAGTTCGTCCGTCACGGCTTCAGGGCGCTTGTAGGCTTGTAAAAGAATCTTTCGCACCGTTGCCGGTGTGGCAAGCCGGTTAAAAAATAGTTGACTTATCCAGTTGATCGCTAGAATTTTTTGTGCAATCGGTGCGCCCAAGCTGCGATACCAGGGAAGTTGGGCGCGTTTGCGATCATGCAGCAGCCGCAAGGAACAGTTTAAAAGCGCCACCCCCAAGGCAATATCGGGATGAGCCACAGCCGCTTGCATTGCGGCAATACAGCCGATGGAATTGCCGACTAAAAAAGCGGGAGTGCCGGCAACTTCGCGGCAGAAATCTGCAATTTGCTGTCCCCACGTTTCAAAGGTGTAGGAAATATCAACGCCTGGAGTAGGTTTAGCTGAACCACCAAAGCCAATTAAATCTAAGGCGTAGACACGGCAATTGGCAGCCAACACCGGCAGGTTTTTGCGCCAGTGACCACAAGAAGCGCCAAAACCATGTATAAGCACAACAATCGGCCCGGCTTCGCCTTGGGTTTGGTAACAGATGGGAAAGCCTCGCCAAGTCCAGGTGTAATTGGTTACTGTCGTGCCGGCAGCAGGAGTGGATGGGGTTGCAGCAGAGAAAGTCATGGGAGAAAAATTATCTAAAAGCTAATGGCCAATCGTCAGCGGGCGTCTTCTTAAGATTTTGTAATAAATTCCAAAAGAATGCCATTAGCCGCCCCACCCCTTTGATTGCGATTAGGCAACCGCACATGGGTATTGGGGGTATCAGGAGGGTGTGCCAACCGCAGCACAGTATGTAAGGATCAAAATGTTGCAACTCGCTTTTTATTACTTCTGCCATGCCGGTTCAAACTCCTGCTGCTTTGCAGCCATTTCTTGGGTCTGAGATCGAGGTTGCCTACGATGAGTCCCGCGTTGTCATTTTGCCCATTCCCTACGAAGCAACAACCACCTATCGGCGAGGTTGCGAAAACGGGCCGGCTCACCTTCTAAATGCCTCGGATCAGCTTGAATGCTACGACGAGGAATTAGATCGGGAAATCTGCTATGAAGTAGGAATTTTTACTCATTCCGCAATCGCAGATACCCGCAATGGCCAATCCGTTTCCTCTGAGGAGATGTTAGAAGTTACCAGTAAGACCATTTACCATCTGATTCAAGAAGGTAAATTTGTCATTGCCTTGGGTGGCGAACATAGCATCACCACCGGCGTTGTAGAAGCTTATCGGATGGCTTATCCAGATGAACCGTTTACCGTCATTCAAATCGACGCTCACGGGGATTTACGCCATGAATACCACGGCTCGATTCACAACCACGCCTGTGTAATGCGTCGGATCGTAGACATGGGTTTGCCGACAGTACAAATCGGCATTCGCAGCATTTGTAAAGAAGAAGCCGATTTGATCAAAGAAAAACAGCTGCCGGTGTTCCGAGCACGCGATATTGTCAGCCAACCCGATTGGATGGAACGCGCGATTGCCAGCATCTCAACGAAACGGGTGTTTTTCACCATTGATCTTGACGGACTTGATCCCACCTTAATCCCAGGCGTTGGCACCCCTGAACCGGGCGGGTTAAATTGGTACAGCCTGACAACCTTTTTGCGGCGAGTGTGCGAGTCTCACGAAGTGATTGGCTGTGACGTGATGGAATTAGCGCCGGTTACCGATTCGGTGGTTTCGGAATTTACCGCAGCCAAACTGGTCTATAAACTTATTGGATACCAAGCGATGGCTCAAGGCTGGTAGCTTGTCATTTGTCATCGGTCAATTGCGTAAAACCGACGATGGCCGATGACAGTGACATGAGTTATTGTGATTTACGCGCTATGGAATGTGAGTTCTCATGGAAATGACAGATACTCCGATTGGCAGCTACGCTCCCGATTTTGAACTGCCTGGAATTGACGATACAGTACATCATTTAGCCCGATATCTTGAAAGTTTTCGGGCTGTAGGCGTCATATTCATGTGCAATCACTGCCCTTATGTGCGCCTGTATCTTGGCCGGCTCAAACAAATTCAAGCGGATTTTCAAGCTCAAGGCTTTACTTTAATCGGGATTAACGCCAATGACGCGATCCAGTATCCCGAAGATAGCTTTGAGAACATGAAAACTTTCGCAGCCAGCAATCAACTGAATTTTCCCTATATTCGGGATGTCACGCAAGATGTGGCTCACTGCTTTGGAGCACAGAAAACCCCAGAGGTATTTTTGTTAGACACAAACGGCCTCGTGCGTTACCGGGGACAAATTGATGATAATGCCAATGACCCAGAAGCAGTGGGGGTGCCTTATTTACGGAACGCACTGACACAATTGCTTCAGGGAGAGCCGGTGAGTGTTGCCTTCACCGAAGCCATTGGTTGCTCTGTAAAGTGGAGACAGTAATTAGAGGAATGGGGCATGGGGCATTGAGGATTAGAGAGATTTCTCCTCTAGCCCCTATTTTTTCTTTGGGATTTTGAGTAGAAACGTTGCAAAATGCCCCTCTACTGCTATCTTAAGGTGGAGGAATTTGACGTTAATAACATAGTCGCAGCATGGGGATAGTTTATCGGCGGATTCTGCTGAAGCTGAGCGGTGAAGCCCTAATGGGCGACCTGGGCTATGGCATCGATCCAGTAGTGGTTCATGAAATCGCTCAACAGGTGGCCGATGTGGTGGCTAGTGGCGTCCAAATGGCCATTGTAGTTGGTGGCGGTAATATCTTTCGGGGAGTCAAAGGGGCTTCTGCGGGGATGGATCGGGCCACAGCGGACTACATTGGCATGATTGCCACCGTCATGAATGCCATGACTTTACAAGATGCCCTAGAAAAAATAGGGGTGCCAACGCGAGTGCAAACAGCTATCGCGATGCAGGAAGTGGCAGAGCCATACATTCGGCGGCGTGCGATTCGCCATTTAGAAAAGGGACGGACTGTGATTTTTGGTGCCGGCTCTGGAAATCCTTTCTTTACCACGGATACAACAGCCGCTTTACGCGCTGCTGAAATTGATGCGAATGTAATTTTTAAGGCGACCAAGGTAGACGGGATTTATGATTCCGATCCTCATCTCAATCCGGGCGCTCGCCGGTTTCAAAGCTTGACGTATAGCCACGTTTTGACCCATGATCTGCGGGTGATGGACAGTACAGCCATCGCGTTGTGTAAAGAAAACAGCATTCCTATCATGGTCTTTGATATTTCGGTCGGAGGTAATATCCGCCGAGCAGTTATGGGTGAATCTGTCGGAACAATTGTGGGAGGTTCTTGTGAAGTTAGCTGACGTTGAAAGCCATATGCAAAAGGCCGTTGAGTCAACTCAACGCTCGTTTAATACGATTCGCACAGGTCGCGCGAATGCGTCGCTGCTTGATCGGGTGACGGTAGAGTATTACGGCACGCCAACCTCGCTCAAATCATTGGCGAATATCAGCACACCAGATTCAAGCACAATCACGATTCAACCCTATGATCGCGGTAGCTTGAACACGATTGAGAAGGCAATTTCTCTGTCAGATGTCGGTTTAACGCCTAATAACGATGGCTCAGTGATTCGATTGAACATTCCGCCTCTGACCAGTGATCGCCGCAAGGAATTGGTTAAGATTGCTGCAAAATATGCGGAAGAGGGGAAAGTGTCGATTCGCAATATCCGGCGTGATGGCGTCGATTCTACTCGCAAGCAGGAGAAGAATGGAGACATTACAGAAGATGAGTCGCGGGATTTGCAGGATAAAATTCAAAAGCTGACGGATAAGTACATCGCGAGGGTTGAGGAATTGCTAGCGGAAAAAGAAAAAGATATCACGACGGTCTAAAATTAAGGCGCAGCGCTCAAATGTGTGAAGTTGAGGAAGATTTTATCCGGTAACTTACACCTGAGAGCTGGCGATTAGTAATTAACAATTAACAATTACCTAAAGATGTTTGATTGCATCATTGTCGGTGCCGGCCCTGCCGGTGGAACTGCTGCGTATCACTTGGCCAAGCGGGGACGCTCTGTTCTTGTGCTGGAAAAAGAATCTCTGCCACGATATAAACCCTGTAGCGGTGGGGTGTCTCCCGCGATCGCTGAGTGGTTCGATTTTGATTTTTCCCCAGCGATTTCTCTAAAAGTTAACCGGGTGCGTTGCACTTGGAAGATGGAAGATCCAGTTGAAGTGGATCTGCAAGTCAAAGAGCCAATTTGGATGGTGCGGCGGGATGTATTTGACCACTTCCTGATCCAGCAAGCGCAAAGCCAGGGAGCGGAACTGCGAGACAATACGGAAGTCACCGGCATTGAGTTCAAAAATGACCATTGGCAAGTAAATACGGCAAATGGGCCGGTTGAAGGTCGTTATTTGATTGCGGCGGATGGAGCTAAAGGGCCAATGGCCAAGTGGTTGCGCTTTAAGGAACCGAAAAAGCGGTTAGCCGGCGCAATGGAAATTGACTCAGCGCAAGCAGCAAGCAATCCCCTGGTCAATTTTGAATTTGGCTTGCAGAAAAATGGCTTTATTTGGAACTTCCCCAAAGCAGAGGGCTATTCCATCGGGATTAGCACTTTCCGAGGCGGTGATCCGAAAGATTTCAACAGCGTTTTAGCTGAATATGCGGCTGGGTTGGGTTTGAATGCCGGCACCAGCAAGCAATACACCCACCCACTTTCTTTGTGGGATGGCAACCAAAAGCTTCATACCCAAAATGCAGTTTTAGCCGGCGAAGCAGCTTGTGTGGTTGATCCGTTTACGGCAGAAGGAATTCGCCCCTCAATGTTTAGTGGTTTAAAAGCCTCAGAAGCAATTGATCGGGCACTTTCTGGTGCCGGTGATGCTTTGGAAAAATACACCCAGACGATCAATGAAGAATGGGGCAGTGATATGGTTTGGGCGCAGCGCTTATCGGGCGTCTTCTTCCAATTCCCCGGTGTTGCTTACAAAGTCGGTGTCAAGCGCCCTGCAGCCACCCAGACGCTAGGTAGAGTGTTGTGCGGAGACTTGCGTTACTCTGATATAGCAGATCGTGCGATTAAACGCCTGAGTAAGAGTTTCTTAACGGGTGGCCGGTGATTAGAATCTAAGTGCTGAGTGCTGAGTGTTTTTCAGTGCCCAGTGCCCATACCTTTAGGTTGGCGAAGCCTTGCCCAATGCTTAGTATTTCTGAGCAATGAATAGATGAGGGTGATGATGTATTTCTCCCCTCATTCTTTCCCTAAGCTCTATTCGATTGATAAGCCAGATACACAGCTTCTAGAAACACGTCAGCGCTGACTTTTTCTGGCAATTCTTCTAAGGCAATTACATTTTTAACCTGACTGGCTAGCTGCCGGCTTAATTCAGATTTGGCTTTGGGTTCCATCGCGCTACGCCGCTGCAAATACTCTCGAATAACGGCAAAGTCGTCTGGTAGCAAGGCGGGTAAATTGGCCAAATATGGCAACTGTTCTGCTAGCTGTTGTGCCGGCTCAGATATGGGAAAGCGTGCCGGTGCAACTGCTCGATCTGCTTGAATCACCACCGTGCCGGCTGCCATATCTCCTAAGCGTTTCTCCCGGCGAGTCAGCATAATCAAAACTGCTCCGATAAACAAAGTATCATCAACAGGCCGCAGCAGCGCCCGCAACGTCGCTTGTTGCAATCCAACTGTGCGCCCATCGTCCCGAATTACGCGAATCCCAGCAAAGCGTTTACCGGGTGTTTGCCCTTGCCATAAGGTTTCAAAGAAAACAAAATACCCCACATAGATAAAGAATGTAATCAGAATCCAAATCGAGATTAGCCACAGTTCCAGATTGTTGCTATCGATCAGTGTGTCCAACAAATCAATTAGCTGAACTCCAAAG of Microcoleus sp. FACHB-68 contains these proteins:
- a CDS encoding tyrosine-protein kinase domain-containing protein, with protein sequence MTPPIVKRYLIAVGKYKWFGVAAFVAVCGASGVVAIQPEPAPIYLAEGLLTSNRPLVTFAKTTPQIQEQGSTITEGFLLSPEVIQSVSAQMKEPPNNIQKNAKIWLPKEGAPPFIQIQYIGPDQDKAKAMVAALMKAMVEYSNKVNSTRVDVTVQEIQKRLVPVTETLKAAEQELEQFDRIEGAALSVARIGALPSAIATSQEQQRQLRLAIEGTDAQIRSLSSRLGLTPDQAYVSQALSADPILANLHVQMHTTESEMEILKRDLRDDHPRMVELRRKLQAYEELLSQRSAEVIGGNGAAAPLMSGSEIRQNSSLDPARQQVAGSLMGLQTERERLQQQLEASVRTEQELRNEYASIPNKQLERDRRQQQVAIQKALYDQMQTLLADTRTAGAETVSSLSIAPQGIKVVRHNKPGMGIVMTLAAGAVVGIFSGGVLIFLLSMLDGKFYTMEEVRGSLQERDVPLLGILPAVMVFDLDHHEMPVMVELDSPYLEFYERLRTNLRRVSEKPVKVLLLTSVGRKEGKTFCAYNLAIASARAGKRTLLIEADLRSPSQAQCLKVATDPENSIEPLRYYGQPNSCIRLVPEVENLYVVPSPGPVRQPSAILESSELHRLLKDVRGRFDFVIIDTPALSACNDALLLEPHTDGMVLVARPLYTESGLMAEYVDSLTESEEIQLLGAIINGADTTVEVYSTAAFPEPADYVPMSGPQSPQDGRKPQRPQAEVHNVRNFK
- a CDS encoding rhomboid family intramembrane serine protease, translated to MVPLRDVNPVRITPYVTYGLIIANILVFIYEITLPPPVLESFFRTWAVVPRDLTMVLEGTRVGSSPFPEWLTLISSQFLHGGFLHIAGNMLFLWIFGNNVEESLGRIKYLIFYIGCGVLAALTQWFFASGSDIPSLGASGAIAGVMGAYILKYPKAEIVTLIPLGFFLPVARIPAYFFLGFWFVQQAFNGIVGLNAPADIGMQGGGIAYWAHAGGFVFGAILGPVLGLFNDSKESRVEQL
- a CDS encoding alpha/beta fold hydrolase, with amino-acid sequence MTFSAATPSTPAAGTTVTNYTWTWRGFPICYQTQGEAGPIVVLIHGFGASCGHWRKNLPVLAANCRVYALDLIGFGGSAKPTPGVDISYTFETWGQQIADFCREVAGTPAFLVGNSIGCIAAMQAAVAHPDIALGVALLNCSLRLLHDRKRAQLPWYRSLGAPIAQKILAINWISQLFFNRLATPATVRKILLQAYKRPEAVTDELIEMLLVPARDPGAVGVFVAFTAYSQGPLPEDLLPQLPCPALMLWGTADPWEPVALGRELAQFSTVQKFIPLEGVGHCPQDEAPELVNPILQQWILEQSELLDARNSGHF
- the speB gene encoding agmatinase, whose protein sequence is MPVQTPAALQPFLGSEIEVAYDESRVVILPIPYEATTTYRRGCENGPAHLLNASDQLECYDEELDREICYEVGIFTHSAIADTRNGQSVSSEEMLEVTSKTIYHLIQEGKFVIALGGEHSITTGVVEAYRMAYPDEPFTVIQIDAHGDLRHEYHGSIHNHACVMRRIVDMGLPTVQIGIRSICKEEADLIKEKQLPVFRARDIVSQPDWMERAIASISTKRVFFTIDLDGLDPTLIPGVGTPEPGGLNWYSLTTFLRRVCESHEVIGCDVMELAPVTDSVVSEFTAAKLVYKLIGYQAMAQGW
- a CDS encoding thioredoxin family protein; this translates as MTDTPIGSYAPDFELPGIDDTVHHLARYLESFRAVGVIFMCNHCPYVRLYLGRLKQIQADFQAQGFTLIGINANDAIQYPEDSFENMKTFAASNQLNFPYIRDVTQDVAHCFGAQKTPEVFLLDTNGLVRYRGQIDDNANDPEAVGVPYLRNALTQLLQGEPVSVAFTEAIGCSVKWRQ
- the pyrH gene encoding UMP kinase, whose translation is MGIVYRRILLKLSGEALMGDLGYGIDPVVVHEIAQQVADVVASGVQMAIVVGGGNIFRGVKGASAGMDRATADYIGMIATVMNAMTLQDALEKIGVPTRVQTAIAMQEVAEPYIRRRAIRHLEKGRTVIFGAGSGNPFFTTDTTAALRAAEIDANVIFKATKVDGIYDSDPHLNPGARRFQSLTYSHVLTHDLRVMDSTAIALCKENSIPIMVFDISVGGNIRRAVMGESVGTIVGGSCEVS
- the frr gene encoding ribosome recycling factor — its product is MKLADVESHMQKAVESTQRSFNTIRTGRANASLLDRVTVEYYGTPTSLKSLANISTPDSSTITIQPYDRGSLNTIEKAISLSDVGLTPNNDGSVIRLNIPPLTSDRRKELVKIAAKYAEEGKVSIRNIRRDGVDSTRKQEKNGDITEDESRDLQDKIQKLTDKYIARVEELLAEKEKDITTV
- a CDS encoding geranylgeranyl reductase family protein; the encoded protein is MFDCIIVGAGPAGGTAAYHLAKRGRSVLVLEKESLPRYKPCSGGVSPAIAEWFDFDFSPAISLKVNRVRCTWKMEDPVEVDLQVKEPIWMVRRDVFDHFLIQQAQSQGAELRDNTEVTGIEFKNDHWQVNTANGPVEGRYLIAADGAKGPMAKWLRFKEPKKRLAGAMEIDSAQAASNPLVNFEFGLQKNGFIWNFPKAEGYSIGISTFRGGDPKDFNSVLAEYAAGLGLNAGTSKQYTHPLSLWDGNQKLHTQNAVLAGEAACVVDPFTAEGIRPSMFSGLKASEAIDRALSGAGDALEKYTQTINEEWGSDMVWAQRLSGVFFQFPGVAYKVGVKRPAATQTLGRVLCGDLRYSDIADRAIKRLSKSFLTGGR
- a CDS encoding RDD family protein; the protein is MRFFNRVTLQTPESVELEFTLAGIGNRALALLIDYLVWGLILFLFVSVWFIFGVQLIDLLDTLIDSNNLELWLISIWILITFFIYVGYFVFFETLWQGQTPGKRFAGIRVIRDDGRTVGLQQATLRALLRPVDDTLFIGAVLIMLTRREKRLGDMAAGTVVIQADRAVAPARFPISEPAQQLAEQLPYLANLPALLPDDFAVIREYLQRRSAMEPKAKSELSRQLASQVKNVIALEELPEKVSADVFLEAVYLAYQSNRA